The Lutibacter sp. A64 genome segment ATCAATGGAGAGGTTCTGCTTTAGGGTATGCTGGCGACCCAAATGTGAAAACACCTAATTTAGATAAATTTTCAGATGAATCTGTGAATTTTTCAAACGCAGTTTCTGTAACGCCTGTTTGTACACCACATCGTGCGGCTTTGTTAACCGGTAGGTTTCCAACTTCAACAGGAATGTTTGTAAACGATATTTATTTGCCAAGTGAAGAAGTATGCATGGCTGAAATTTTTAAAGAAGAAGGGTACAACACCGCTTATATAGGAAAATGGCATTTAGATGGGCATGGTAGGTTAAATAATGTTGAACCAGAAAGGCGTCAAGGGTTTGATTATTGGAAAGCATTAGAATGTTCACATAACTACACTAAAATGCCGTATTATGATAATAATGATCCTGAATTGAAATACTGGAAAGGATACTCTCCATTCGCATTAACTAAAGATGCAAACCAATACTTAAGTATTCATGCCAAAGATGAAAATCCTTTTTTATTAGTGATTTCTATAGGAACACCACACTATCCTCACGGAAGCGCATCTAAAAAGTATAAAGAAATGTATCCGCTTGAAGATTTAATAATAGCTCCTAATGTACCTGAAGCATTTGAAGAAAGAACCCGTAAAGAATTACAAGGTTATTATGCACATTGTACCGCTACAGATGAAGCAATTGGTACTGTATTAGAAAAAATTAAAGATTTGAATTTATCAGAGAATACAATTATTGTTTTTTCATCAGACCATGGGGAGATGATGGGAGCACACGGTGTTAAGCCTTTTGTAAAACAATTGGCTTGGGATGAAGCTATTAAAGTACCTTTTTTAATAAGTTACCCTTCAATAGGAGAAAATAAAGGAGCCGTTGTAAATGCACCTATTAATACACCAGATATATTACCATCATTATTAGGCTTAGCTAATATAGGTATTCCTAAAACAATTGAAGGTGAAGATTTATCAAGCTTAATAAGAAACCCTGATCCAAAAGCTGATAGAGCCGCTTTAGTAATGGGAGTTGCTCCTTTTGGCGCTAATTTTAAAGACGCACCTTACCGTGCTATTAGAACCAAACAATATACTTATGCGCGAACTCCAGAAGGTGCAAGTGTACTTTTTGATAACTTAAGTGATCCTTATCAAATGAATAATTTATTGAATAAACCTGAGGTTAAAGAGTTGCAACAAGATTTAGATGTTAAATTAAATGCCGCTTTACAAGGCATAGGAGACGATTTTAAAACAAGAGATTACTATCTAAAAAAGTGGGGTTATACGTTTGATAAAAAAAAGAATGCGATTGACTATTGGGGGTTTAAAGAAGGAAAAGGAGTTGTTCAGTCACCTAAATTATAATGTGATTTTAAATATTAAATTATGAAGAAAATAATTGTTTTATGCTGCGTTTTATTTAGTTACCTACATTTAAGTTCACAAGAAACACAACCAAATGTATTGGTTTTTTATGTAGACGATTTAAGAGCAGAATTGGGTTGTTATGGAAGTAAAACAGCCATTACACCAAATATTGATAAATTAGCTGATGAAGGCGTTATGTTTAATAAAGCATATGTGCAGCAAGCTATTTGTGGGCCATCTAGAATGAGTACACTTACGGGCTTACGCCCTGAAACATTAGGTATTTATAGTATATTTACTCCACTTAGAAAAGTGCATAAAGAGTTGGTTTCCTTACCTCAATTGTTTAATAAAAATGGATATAAAACTGTTGGTATTGGTAAGGTGTATCACCATGGTAGAGATGACCAAGATGTATGGTCTATCTATTTTGAAAAAGAAAAAAATGCATATTTAAAACCAGAAAATATTGCGTTAATGAAACGCTTAAAGGAAGAGGGCGTTAAACCTTTAAAAGGACCAGCTTTTGAAAATGCAGATGTTGAAGATGAAGCTTATAAAGATGGACGAGTAGCAAAACACGCTATAGAAACCTTACATAAAGTTAAGGATGATAAATTTATTATGTTTGTGGGCTTAAGTAAACCTCATTTACCATTTAATTCTCCAAAAAAATATTGGGACCTTTACAATAAAAACGATTTTAAAATACCTTCTCGAAAAAAACCTGAAGGTGTTTATAGATTGGCATTAAGTCCTTGGGGAGAATTAAAAGGGTATTCTAATATTCCGAAGGAAGGTGATTTAGATGATAATTTAACGAGAGATTTAATTCACGGTTACCATGCTTCTGTAAGTTATATTGATGCGCAAGTTGGTAAAGTTATGCAAACTTTAGAAGATTTAGACTTACGTAAAAACACCATGATTATTTTTATGAGCGATCACGGTTATAAAATTGGAGATTACGCATCTTGGTGTAAACAATCTAATATGGAAATTGATGTAAAAGTACCTTTAATTATTAGTAGAGAAACAAATTATACTAAAAGAGTTACAGGAAAAACATCTGATGCTTTAGTAGAAAATGTTGATATTTTTTCGACTTTAGTAGATATTTGTAATTTAGAGTCTGCACCAGTCTCAGAAGGAAAAAGTATACTTCCTGTATTAAACAACCCAAAAATAACATGGGATGAAGCTGCATATAGTGTGTATGCTAGAGGTAAAGACATTATGGGTGTAACAACCACAGATGGAGATTGGAGATACACCGAATGGAGAAATTCTAAAACACAAGAGGTTTTAGGAGCAGAATTATATGAGCATAAAAAAAGTATAGTTTCTTATATAAATTTAGTTGGACATAAAAAATACACTAAAGTAGAAGAAAGAATGAAGAAATTGTTAGAAGTACAGTTTCCAAGAGATGCTGGTCCGTTTTTACAGAATGGAAAATAAAAGTGTTTTGTTAAAACAGAATAAGTGAAATAGAAACTAAAAACAATGAAAAAAGTAGCATATTTACTATTGTTAGTAGTATTAATTTCGTGTCACTCAAAAATAGAAGAAGTACAAGTTTAAAAGCCAAACATCCTGTTTATTTTGGCCGATGATTTAGGATATTCTGATTTGAGTGTTATGGGGAGTACGTATTATGAAACTCCTAATATTGATGGAATTGCTGAGAATGGAATGCTATTTACAAATGGGTATGCAGGTTGCCAAGTTTGCAGCCCGTCTCGTGCTACAATAATGACAGGGCAATTTACTGCTAGGCACGGTATTACTGATTGGATTGGCGCACCTGAAGGTGAAAAATGGAGAGCAAAAAACGTTATACAAAAGTACTTCCTGCAGCATACAAACATAATATGGATACAAGTATCGTAACACTGCCAATGGCTCTAAAAAAAAGCAGGTTATACCACTTTTTTCGAAGGAAAATGGCATTTAGGAGCTAAAGGGTATTACCCTGAAGATTATGGTTTTGATATAAATAAAGGTGGTTTTCATAGAGGAAGTCCTGACGGAGGGTATTTTGACCCGTATAAGAATCCTAAGTTGAAAAATCAGCAACCAGGAGAAAACCTTTCTATGCGTTTGGCAAAAGAGACCGTTAATTTTATAAATGCTTCAAAAGACACACCTTTTTTAGCATATTTATCATTTTACGCAGTTCATGGGTCTATTCAAACTAGTAAAGAGAAGTGGGTGAAATATCGTGAAAAAGCAGTAGTAAAAGGAGTCACAGAAAAAGGCTTTGAAGAAGGTGATTTATTGCCTATGCGAAAATGTCAAGACAATCCGGTTTATGCAGGTTTAATAGAAACAATGGATGACGCCGTAGGAATGGTTTTAAATGCATTGAAAGAGAGTGGTATGGATAAAAACACCATTGTTATTTTTACTTCAGACAATGGAGGAGTAACTTCTGGAGATAATTATTCAACCAGTAATTTACCTTTAAAAGGAGGTAAGGGCTACCAGTGGGAAGGTGGTATTAGAATTCCATACATTGTAAGTGTACCGCGGATTAATAATAAAGGGACGCAAAGTGATGTTCCTGTTGCTGGAAGTGATTTTTTTCCCACATTATTAGATTTAGCTAACTTACCTTTACTCTTTGAAGCTCATAAAGATGGTAAAAGTATTTTACCTGTATTAAAAGGGGGAACTATAAAAGAGCGTCCGTTGTATTGGCATTATCCACATTATGGAAATCAAGGAGGAAGACCAGTCTTTATCATACGAAAAGGAAATTGGAAACTGATTCATTTTTGGGAAGATGGGCGAAATGAGTTATACAATTTAGTTGAAGACATTCATGAAGATACCAATTTAGCAAAATCAGAGCCAGAAAGAACATTAGAAATGTCTAAAACACTGCTTAATTGGTTAAATCAAGTTGGCGCTAAATACCCTCAACACGATTTACTTTACAATGCAACTAAAGAGCAGGAAGCTATTTCAAAAAAGAAAATAAACATGTTTAAGAAGCATGAAGCACTTCGAAAAAAAATGCTAAATAAAGATTGGCAACCCAATAAAACATGGTGGGGAAGTATTACAACAGTTGATTAGTAAATTCATGTATAATTAAAAAATATTTACTAATAATCTATTTTTTGTTTAAAAAGAAATAGTTGTAAATTTCTATAAAAAAATAAGAATAATACTTAAATTTCAGAAAAGCTATAACGTTATAGTGATATTATTCATAAAAAATTATGAAACATAGTTTTGCAGTATAGTACAGGATGGAGATGCTTGATACTCTTTGTAATATTGTTACATATTATTAAGCTTTGGCTTTTAAAGTTTTAAAGAATAATAATTAAAATTAACTCAAACATAATTTATATTAAAATTTAAACTAAACATGAAACAAAATTCAAAAAAACAATTTTCAGTTTCTAAATTAACGCTAATACTGGCGATAGTTTTTTCCAGTTTTACAGCAATTAATTTAGAGGCTCAAAATATGATTTCTGGGGTTGTTACAGATGATGGTGGTATGCCATTGCCTGGAGTAACTGTGTTGCAAAAAGGAACTACTAGAGGAGCTTCAACAGAT includes the following:
- a CDS encoding sulfatase family protein; its protein translation is MRIKFFSTVILVVLFTLSSCKTGNKLEKNTKNTNTKKPNIVYVLTDQWRGSALGYAGDPNVKTPNLDKFSDESVNFSNAVSVTPVCTPHRAALLTGRFPTSTGMFVNDIYLPSEEVCMAEIFKEEGYNTAYIGKWHLDGHGRLNNVEPERRQGFDYWKALECSHNYTKMPYYDNNDPELKYWKGYSPFALTKDANQYLSIHAKDENPFLLVISIGTPHYPHGSASKKYKEMYPLEDLIIAPNVPEAFEERTRKELQGYYAHCTATDEAIGTVLEKIKDLNLSENTIIVFSSDHGEMMGAHGVKPFVKQLAWDEAIKVPFLISYPSIGENKGAVVNAPINTPDILPSLLGLANIGIPKTIEGEDLSSLIRNPDPKADRAALVMGVAPFGANFKDAPYRAIRTKQYTYARTPEGASVLFDNLSDPYQMNNLLNKPEVKELQQDLDVKLNAALQGIGDDFKTRDYYLKKWGYTFDKKKNAIDYWGFKEGKGVVQSPKL
- a CDS encoding sulfatase; this translates as MKKIIVLCCVLFSYLHLSSQETQPNVLVFYVDDLRAELGCYGSKTAITPNIDKLADEGVMFNKAYVQQAICGPSRMSTLTGLRPETLGIYSIFTPLRKVHKELVSLPQLFNKNGYKTVGIGKVYHHGRDDQDVWSIYFEKEKNAYLKPENIALMKRLKEEGVKPLKGPAFENADVEDEAYKDGRVAKHAIETLHKVKDDKFIMFVGLSKPHLPFNSPKKYWDLYNKNDFKIPSRKKPEGVYRLALSPWGELKGYSNIPKEGDLDDNLTRDLIHGYHASVSYIDAQVGKVMQTLEDLDLRKNTMIIFMSDHGYKIGDYASWCKQSNMEIDVKVPLIISRETNYTKRVTGKTSDALVENVDIFSTLVDICNLESAPVSEGKSILPVLNNPKITWDEAAYSVYARGKDIMGVTTTDGDWRYTEWRNSKTQEVLGAELYEHKKSIVSYINLVGHKKYTKVEERMKKLLEVQFPRDAGPFLQNGK